The genomic window AAGCGGCGCTCGTACCGCTTGATGCAGCGGGTGTCACGAGCCAGTTGGAATGCTTCCTGGCACTCCGCGTCGGTCGTGCTGTCCGTGCGGTACTGCTCGTACGCGGCCAGGCTGGGAAAGGAGAAGAGGGCGTAGGCGATGTCGCTGTCGCCCTCACTCGGCAGGAAGTAGCCGTGGTGCGTTCCGCCGAAACGGTTGACGAGCCGGACCCAGCGGCGACCGTACTCCTCGAAATCCGCAAGCTTGCCGGCGTCGATCTCATACTTCAGATGAATGGTGATCACGCCTGAATGATGCCTTGTGCCGGTTCTGCCTCGAATGACAGCCCGGGCGGTCGCGCGACTCGGCCTGCTCGCCGCCGGCCGGAGGACGCAACGACCACCGGAGCGCACAGCCGGCGATCGGTGCGGGATCAGGCCCCGCACCGGGCAGGCCGGGGCGGTCGCGGTCCTGGCCGTCTGTGGGCGACTCACGTGGCCACGACGACCGACAGGGCGACAGTGGCGATCGCGACAACGGCCAGCACGACCATCCCCGCCCACAACGCCGTCACCAGCCCACCCCCGCGGGACACCGCGGCAGGCTGAGGGGAACCGTTTTCCCGCACCAGCGGCTGCCCGTCCCCGGCGTCGGCCTCCAGCAACTGCGCGCACCACGGGCAGATGTCCACCCCATTCACCCCAGGGGCCGTCTCAACGGGCCACCCAGCTTGTTCGTGCGCAGCCGCTTCACCATCCGCTCCCTCGGCCGGCGGACAGCATCCCGAGCCCAGACGGCGGATGTTGTCGGCTCTGACACCGGCGGCGTCCAGGGTGACGTCGAAGCACACCCG from Streptomyces sp. DSM 40750 includes these protein-coding regions:
- a CDS encoding NIPSNAP family protein, whose protein sequence is MITIHLKYEIDAGKLADFEEYGRRWVRLVNRFGGTHHGYFLPSEGDSDIAYALFSFPSLAAYEQYRTDSTTDAECQEAFQLARDTRCIKRYERRFLRPLDGPS
- a CDS encoding cold shock domain-containing protein, which codes for MKWFDPDRGLGAIAQDGGGFDAAAYRSAVRGDAECELIAGRRVCFDVTLDAAGVRADNIRRLGSGCCPPAEGADGEAAAHEQAGWPVETAPGVNGVDICPWCAQLLEADAGDGQPLVRENGSPQPAAVSRGGGLVTALWAGMVVLAVVAIATVALSVVVAT